In Streptomyces rapamycinicus NRRL 5491, the genomic stretch ACGGGCCCGGCATCGCTGCCGGGCCGATGGCGCAAGCGATCCGAAACCTACTGGGCGGGGCCCTCGATGGCCTCGGAGGTCAGCAGGCCCGCGTTGATCTCACGGAGCGCGATCGAGAGGGGCTTCTCGTGGACGTGGGTGTCCACGAGGGGGCCGACGTACTCGAGCAGGCCCTCACCGAGCTGGGAGTAGTACGCGTTGATCTGACGCGCGCGCTTGGCCGCGTAGATCACCAGGCTGTACTTGGAGTCGGTGGCCTCGAGCAGCTCATCAATCGGAGGGTTGATGATCCCCTCGGGCGCGGTCATGGGAGAGGACACTCTCTAGCCTTCCTTATTTCGCCTGATGGCAAGAGTGAATCGAAGATCAAGCCACTCGCATCAAGGCTAGCAGCTCATTCGCCACGTCCTCGACGGAGGTATTGACCAAGGTCGTATCGAATTCTGACTCGGCGGCCAGCTCGGTCCGCGCGGCCTCCAGCCGCCGCTCGATCACCTCGGGCGCCTCGGTGCCCCGGCCGGTGAGCCGACGCACCAGCTCCTCCCAGCTCGGCGGAGCGAGGAAGACCAGCTGCGCCTCCGGCATGGACTCGCGGATCTGCCGGGCGCCCTGCAGATCGATCTCCAGCAGCACCGGCTCGCCCGCTCCGAGGCGGTCCATGACCGCCTCGCGCGGGGTGCCGTAGCGGTTGCCCGCGAATTCGGCCCACTCCAGCAGCTCACCATTGGCTATGAGCTTGTCGAACTCCCCGTCGTCCACGAAGAAGTAATGGACGCCGTCCCGCTCCCCGGGGCGCGGTCGCCGGGTCGTGGCGGATACCGAGAGCCAGACCTCGGGGTGTTCCTTGCGCATATGGGCGACGACCGTGCTCTTGCCGACCCCGGAGGGGCCGGAGAGCACGGTCAGTCGCGGTCGTGCGGAGTGTGCTGCCATGGAGCGATTATCCAGGTTCCCGGGAGCGCCTGGAAACGCCGGGCCGGGTCAGCCGGCGGCGCCGCCGAACTCACGCTCGAGCGACGCGATCTGGTTGGAGCCCAGACCCCGCACACGACGGCTCTCGGAGATGCCGAGCCGCTCCATGATCTGCTTGGCGCGGACCTTGCCGACGCCGGGCAGGGACTCGAGGAGAGCGGACACCTTCATCTTGCCGATGACATCGTTCTCCTGGCCCTGCTTGATGACCTCGTGCAGGGAGGCGCCGGAGTGCTTGAGTCGATTCTTGACCTCGGCGCGCTCCCGGCGAGCCGCGGCGGCCTTTTCTAGCGCGGCTGCGCGCTGTTCAGGGGTAAGGGGCGGAAGAGCCACGCCTACGTCACCTCGGATGTCGAACTGTCGGATATGGACCGGTGAGGAACCTAGTCGCCCCTCACCTGGGGAGCAACGCGCAACGCAGCGCGCGTTCGCTCTCGTCGGAGACTAGCGGCCGATCCCGCTCCAGTCAGCGAGAACAGACGAAAAGTCCTGGTCAGACTCGCTCGACTCGGACATTTACGGACAAAGCAGCCGGGTTATTCGGCCACGGCACGCACTTCATCAGCCATTCGGGAGGCCGCCGCGACCAGCGACGCGGCGTCCGGACCGTGCCGGAGCACCCCCCGGCTGACGCTCGGAAGAACATTTCGCACCGCCGCGCCGAACACCGCCGGAAGATCGGCGGGGGTCGCGCCCTGGGCCCCGATGCCGGGGGCCAGCAGCGGCCCGTCGATCGCCAGATCGGCGCCCAGCCGGTGCGCGGTGCCGCCGAGCGTGGCCCCGACGACGGCCCCGTACGAGCCGAGGCGGCCCTCCGCGGCCTCGGCGGCGTTCTCGGCCTTGAGCGCGGTCAGCACGGAGGCCGCCACGGTCGTCCCGTCGGGCCGTACCGCGTGCTGCACCTCCGCGCCCTCCGGGTTGGACGTCAGCGCCAGCGCGAAGACGCCCGCTCCCGCCGCCCGCGCCGCCTCCAGCGCCGGGCGCAGCGAGCCGAAGCCGAGGTACGGGCTGACGGTGACCGCGTCCGAGAACAGCGGGCCGGCCGGATCCAGATAGGCGGAGGCGTACGCGGCCATGGTCGAGCCGATGTCGCCGCGCTTGGCGTCCATCAGCACCAGCGCCCCGGCGGCGCGGGCGTCGGCGACGGCCCGCTCCAGCACCGCGATGCCGCGGGAGCCGAACCGCTCGAAGAAGGCCGACTGCGGCTTGAGGACGGCGACCTTGCCGGCGAGGGCGTCGACAACCGTACGGGTGAACCGCTCCAAGCCCGCGATGTCGTCCCCGAGCCCCCAGTCGGCGAGCAGCGAGGCGTGCGGGTCGATGCCGACGCAGAGCGGGCCGCGGGCGTCCATGGCGCCGCGCAGGCGCGCACCGAAGGGTTCGGCGGTGTCGGTCACGGGGGTCTCCTTGGGGGTTCTGGGCTGCTGACCGGGTGGGTGGTGTCCCCTCCCCGCCCCTTCCCGATCCTGGGGGCACGCCCCCAGGCCACCAGGCCCCCGGGCGGCCCGGGGCCGGAGGGCCGGGGCCGCTCGCGGCGGGGTCTGGGGCGGAGCCCCAAGGGCGGGATGGGCGGGAAGCCGCTACGCCGTCGGCTCCGGCGCGTCCGCGCCGATCGCGTCGGCGAGCGTGGCGTACGGGCTTTCGGCGAGCCGGGCCGCCAGGCCGTGGTGGATCTCGCGGGTCCAGAACGGCCCGCGGTAGA encodes the following:
- the rpoZ gene encoding DNA-directed RNA polymerase subunit omega: MTAPEGIINPPIDELLEATDSKYSLVIYAAKRARQINAYYSQLGEGLLEYVGPLVDTHVHEKPLSIALREINAGLLTSEAIEGPAQ
- the gmk gene encoding guanylate kinase, with protein sequence MAAHSARPRLTVLSGPSGVGKSTVVAHMRKEHPEVWLSVSATTRRPRPGERDGVHYFFVDDGEFDKLIANGELLEWAEFAGNRYGTPREAVMDRLGAGEPVLLEIDLQGARQIRESMPEAQLVFLAPPSWEELVRRLTGRGTEAPEVIERRLEAARTELAAESEFDTTLVNTSVEDVANELLALMRVA
- a CDS encoding integration host factor, producing MALPPLTPEQRAAALEKAAAARRERAEVKNRLKHSGASLHEVIKQGQENDVIGKMKVSALLESLPGVGKVRAKQIMERLGISESRRVRGLGSNQIASLEREFGGAAG
- the pyrF gene encoding orotidine-5'-phosphate decarboxylase, whose product is MTDTAEPFGARLRGAMDARGPLCVGIDPHASLLADWGLGDDIAGLERFTRTVVDALAGKVAVLKPQSAFFERFGSRGIAVLERAVADARAAGALVLMDAKRGDIGSTMAAYASAYLDPAGPLFSDAVTVSPYLGFGSLRPALEAARAAGAGVFALALTSNPEGAEVQHAVRPDGTTVAASVLTALKAENAAEAAEGRLGSYGAVVGATLGGTAHRLGADLAIDGPLLAPGIGAQGATPADLPAVFGAAVRNVLPSVSRGVLRHGPDAASLVAAASRMADEVRAVAE